One Acidobacteriota bacterium genomic window carries:
- a CDS encoding enoyl-CoA hydratase/isomerase family protein, with translation MDSGFDVQDQRGAQVLIINRPKKRNALTREVRLGLAKWFREAAEEARPVVLASRESAFSAGQDLSEAKDFEPGYIRFWIEEHMELYRALLSYPGPLLAAVDGCCVGAGLQMALLADLRIGSPESFFAMPELDDAIPCILGVWTLWDVIGRSRTTEMALTNRRIYADEALEWGLLNQIQPAGKLLERTLDLALDMASKPALAFRLTKERLRLLALQEQEALAVHASYAHTQAFSSGQPRQKMEEFLDKGRPVQTVSREPDPGDR, from the coding sequence ATGGATTCAGGTTTCGACGTTCAGGATCAGCGCGGTGCTCAGGTGCTCATCATCAACCGGCCGAAGAAGCGCAACGCCCTCACCCGGGAGGTGCGGCTGGGGTTGGCGAAGTGGTTTCGGGAGGCCGCGGAGGAGGCTCGCCCGGTGGTGTTAGCGAGCCGGGAGTCGGCCTTCAGCGCCGGCCAGGATCTCTCCGAAGCGAAGGACTTCGAACCCGGCTACATCCGCTTTTGGATCGAGGAGCACATGGAGCTCTACCGGGCCCTGCTGTCCTACCCCGGACCGCTGCTGGCGGCGGTGGACGGCTGCTGCGTCGGTGCCGGTCTGCAGATGGCGCTGCTGGCGGATCTGCGCATCGGCAGCCCCGAGTCCTTCTTCGCCATGCCGGAGCTGGACGACGCCATTCCCTGCATCCTCGGGGTCTGGACCCTATGGGACGTCATCGGCCGCAGCCGCACCACCGAGATGGCGCTGACCAACCGCCGGATCTACGCCGACGAGGCCTTGGAGTGGGGGCTGCTCAACCAGATCCAGCCGGCGGGCAAGCTGTTGGAGCGCACCCTCGACCTGGCTCTGGACATGGCCTCCAAGCCGGCCCTGGCGTTCCGCCTGACCAAGGAGCGGCTGCGGCTGCTGGCGCTGCAGGAGCAGGAGGCGTTGGCGGTGCACGCCAGCTACGCTCACACTCAGGCCTTCTCCAGCGGTCAGCCGCGGCAGAAGATGGAAGAGTTCTTGGACAAGGGCCGGCCGGTGCAGACGGTGAGCCGGGAGCCGGATCCGGGGGATCGATGA
- a CDS encoding enoyl-CoA hydratase/isomerase family protein, whose protein sequence is MSEDKTMQEPVQEGPPKVLLEIEDGVAWVTLNRPHRLNAMTLEGLDLLLSFIRQAGEDPEVRALVITGAGEDAFCIGSDVRLLDEAYATRDFRYFRDYLNKINGVFFALEEQPIPTIAMVQGRARAGGFELIMSCDFVFIAEETRIGDAHTPFGHMPGAGATQRLARKIGYQRAMEIIMSGRWMEGPEVAQLGLALEAVPRAELRKTVTAFVDDLKEKTRDSLAHIKRVMLRGWDLPLRDAVQMEIQSYIEYLATCMEPVEIYHRNQEKRRARKREKARGEGGE, encoded by the coding sequence ATGAGCGAGGACAAGACGATGCAGGAGCCAGTGCAGGAAGGGCCCCCCAAGGTTCTGCTGGAGATCGAGGACGGCGTCGCCTGGGTGACCCTCAACCGCCCCCACCGGCTCAACGCCATGACCCTGGAAGGGCTGGACCTGCTGCTCTCCTTCATTCGGCAGGCGGGAGAGGATCCGGAGGTGCGGGCCCTGGTGATCACCGGCGCCGGCGAGGACGCCTTCTGCATCGGCAGCGACGTGCGGCTGCTGGACGAGGCCTACGCGACCCGGGATTTCCGCTACTTCCGCGATTATCTGAACAAGATCAACGGCGTCTTCTTCGCCCTCGAAGAGCAGCCCATCCCCACCATCGCCATGGTGCAGGGGCGGGCCCGGGCCGGCGGCTTCGAGCTGATCATGTCCTGCGACTTCGTATTCATCGCCGAGGAGACCCGCATCGGCGACGCCCACACCCCCTTCGGCCACATGCCCGGCGCCGGCGCCACCCAGCGCCTGGCGCGCAAGATCGGCTATCAGCGGGCGATGGAGATCATCATGAGCGGGCGCTGGATGGAGGGGCCGGAGGTGGCTCAGCTGGGCTTGGCCCTGGAAGCGGTGCCCCGGGCGGAGCTGCGCAAGACCGTGACGGCCTTTGTCGACGATCTGAAGGAGAAGACCCGGGACAGCCTGGCGCACATCAAACGGGTGATGCTGCGGGGTTGGGATCTGCCGCTGCGGGATGCGGTGCAGATGGAGATCCAGAGCTATATCGAATACCTCGCCACCTGCATGGAACCGGTGGAGATCTATCACCGCAACCAGGAGAAGCGCCGGGCCCGCAAGCGGGAGAAAGCCCGCGGCGAGGGTGGGGAGTGA
- a CDS encoding cobalamin-dependent protein (Presence of a B(12) (cobalamin)-binding domain implies dependence on cobalamin itself, in one of its several forms, or in some unusual lineages, dependence on a cobalamin-like analog.): protein MRNIYTAVLNAVPFLPYVHGLLQVYAQEDPVVAEEYRFGEAFFLIERPEAIVERMEDPAILCLSCYVWNFRKQMKIARLVKQRHPDVLVVAGGPHVPNRVGDFLELHPYVDLLIHGEGEIPFRQLLRENLERSANGQPDWSRVGGLSFLRDGELVHTGPGDKLPRDIPLRSPYTEGLMNDAIELCREKNLRFYAPWETNRGCPFSCSFCDWGSATMSKVRRFEDLSIQADVEFFGRERVPNVFICDANFGILPRDVDIAHGLVRAHQRYGFPKQVRVNFAKNSNDRVFEISRSWAEADMLMGTTLSMQSTNLEVLEAIDRKNIGIDRYTDLKERYAEAGIHTYTELILGLPKESGESFKRGIGSLLEAGNHEDLRVYEFDILPNAPINDDPRLPEYRIQTVEKTMYLERPGTPQDEVETVQVVFETAAMSREDWVDASVFAQMIQFLHNGCYTRYLSIHLRRRYGLAYYDFYEGIQRYFLDRPESALGEVLGELRDLYRRYQRDPKIPQINLIASQPQLVEKLSAYGRRRGWTPDDWGWLCLAARHGELYDQLAEFIEHLGTKHGFEAGEELEQVLRYQREIMLQPDYDPEAGREVHYDYDFPAYLTGDPAGGEELAARPVTIRYRDRHMGVNRQYEIRPGDLKQFAKAAIGESYPFVRIRHYQHQLEEAEIEREPEPVVAVG from the coding sequence ATGAGAAATATCTACACCGCAGTGCTCAATGCCGTGCCCTTCCTGCCCTACGTCCACGGCCTCCTCCAGGTCTATGCCCAGGAGGACCCGGTGGTGGCGGAGGAGTACCGCTTCGGCGAGGCCTTCTTCCTCATCGAACGCCCAGAGGCCATCGTCGAGCGCATGGAGGATCCGGCGATCCTCTGCCTCTCCTGCTACGTGTGGAACTTCCGCAAGCAGATGAAGATCGCGCGGCTCGTGAAGCAGCGCCATCCGGACGTCTTGGTGGTGGCCGGTGGACCCCACGTGCCCAACCGGGTGGGAGATTTCCTCGAGCTGCACCCTTACGTCGACCTGCTGATCCACGGAGAGGGGGAGATCCCCTTCCGCCAGCTGCTGCGGGAGAACCTGGAGAGAAGCGCCAACGGACAGCCGGATTGGAGCCGGGTCGGCGGCCTGAGCTTCCTGCGCGACGGCGAGCTGGTGCACACCGGCCCGGGGGACAAGCTGCCCCGGGACATCCCCCTGCGCAGCCCCTACACCGAGGGGCTGATGAACGACGCCATCGAGCTGTGCCGGGAGAAGAATCTGCGCTTTTACGCGCCCTGGGAGACCAACCGCGGCTGCCCCTTCTCGTGCTCCTTCTGCGATTGGGGCTCCGCCACCATGAGCAAGGTGCGGCGCTTCGAGGATCTCTCGATCCAAGCCGACGTCGAGTTCTTCGGCCGCGAGCGGGTGCCCAACGTCTTCATCTGCGATGCCAACTTCGGCATCCTGCCCCGGGACGTGGACATCGCCCACGGCCTGGTGCGCGCCCACCAGCGTTATGGCTTCCCCAAGCAGGTGCGGGTGAACTTCGCCAAGAACTCCAACGACCGGGTGTTCGAGATCAGCCGCAGCTGGGCCGAGGCGGACATGCTCATGGGGACCACCCTGTCGATGCAGAGCACCAACCTCGAGGTGCTCGAGGCCATCGACCGCAAGAATATCGGCATCGACCGCTACACCGACCTCAAGGAACGCTACGCCGAGGCGGGGATCCACACCTACACGGAGTTGATCCTCGGGCTGCCGAAGGAGAGCGGTGAGTCCTTCAAGCGCGGCATCGGCTCGCTGCTGGAGGCGGGCAACCACGAGGATCTGCGGGTCTATGAATTCGACATCCTGCCCAACGCCCCCATCAACGACGACCCCCGGCTGCCGGAGTACCGGATCCAGACGGTGGAGAAGACCATGTACCTGGAGCGCCCCGGCACCCCCCAGGACGAGGTGGAGACGGTGCAGGTGGTGTTCGAGACGGCGGCCATGAGCCGCGAGGATTGGGTGGACGCCTCGGTCTTTGCCCAGATGATCCAATTCCTCCACAACGGCTGCTACACGCGCTACCTGTCGATTCATCTGCGGCGGCGCTACGGTCTGGCGTACTACGACTTCTACGAAGGGATCCAGCGCTATTTCCTCGACCGTCCGGAGAGCGCTCTCGGTGAGGTATTGGGGGAGCTGCGGGATCTCTACCGCCGCTATCAGCGGGATCCGAAGATTCCCCAGATCAACCTCATCGCCAGCCAGCCGCAGCTGGTGGAGAAGCTCTCCGCCTACGGCCGGCGCCGGGGATGGACGCCGGACGATTGGGGCTGGCTGTGCCTGGCGGCGCGCCATGGAGAGCTCTACGACCAGCTGGCCGAGTTCATCGAGCACCTGGGAACGAAGCACGGCTTCGAGGCGGGGGAGGAGCTGGAGCAGGTGCTGCGCTACCAGCGGGAGATCATGTTGCAGCCGGACTACGACCCGGAGGCGGGGCGGGAGGTGCACTACGACTACGACTTCCCGGCGTATCTCACCGGTGACCCGGCTGGAGGCGAAGAGCTGGCGGCGCGACCGGTGACCATCCGCTATCGGGATCGCCATATGGGGGTCAATCGTCAATACGAGATCCGCCCCGGCGATTTGAAGCAATTCGCCAAGGCGGCCATCGGCGAGAGCTACCCCTTCGTGCGCATCCGCCACTACCAGCATCAGCTGGAGGAGGCGGAGATCGAGCGGGAGCCGGAACCGGTGGTGGCTGTGGGCTAG
- a CDS encoding phytanoyl-CoA dioxygenase family protein, which yields MSWNLPELAETFERDGVVELGQVLEPAEVAELRGHLEKLMYGEAGEVSPQVRDLSETKGKPLTYSVMQLVDVWSRDPLFDRLARRDDLLDLMEGLLGPDLQLLRDQSFYKPPGHGGEIFLHQDNRYWHLDPPHVVTLWLALDDATIDNGCVHFLKGSHTVGRVSHHRAMEGESILLEAEADKAKTVPIEVPAGHATVHHCHLVHWSPPNRTDRPRLAHTIQYMAAGLRKDGKPCVDFPLLRGRMRMPAEAS from the coding sequence ATGAGCTGGAATTTGCCGGAGCTGGCGGAGACCTTCGAGCGCGACGGGGTTGTCGAGTTGGGGCAGGTCCTCGAGCCCGCCGAGGTGGCGGAGCTGCGGGGGCATCTGGAGAAGTTGATGTACGGCGAGGCCGGGGAGGTGTCGCCGCAGGTGCGGGATCTCTCCGAGACCAAGGGCAAGCCCCTGACCTACTCGGTGATGCAGCTGGTGGACGTCTGGTCGCGGGATCCCCTCTTCGACCGGCTGGCGCGGCGGGACGATTTGCTGGACCTGATGGAGGGGCTGCTGGGACCGGATCTACAGCTGCTGCGGGATCAGAGCTTCTACAAACCTCCGGGGCACGGCGGCGAGATCTTCCTGCACCAGGACAACCGCTACTGGCATCTGGATCCTCCCCACGTGGTGACCCTCTGGCTCGCCCTCGACGACGCCACCATCGACAACGGCTGCGTGCACTTCCTCAAGGGCAGCCACACCGTCGGCCGCGTGTCCCATCACCGGGCCATGGAGGGCGAATCGATCCTCCTGGAAGCGGAGGCGGACAAGGCCAAGACGGTGCCCATCGAGGTGCCGGCGGGCCATGCCACGGTGCACCATTGCCACCTGGTCCATTGGTCACCGCCCAACCGCACGGACCGGCCGCGGCTCGCCCACACCATTCAGTACATGGCGGCGGGTCTACGCAAGGACGGCAAACCCTGCGTCGACTTCCCGCTGCTGCGGGGGCGGATGCGGATGCCGGCGGAGGCGTCATGA
- a CDS encoding ABC transporter ATP-binding protein, with protein sequence MRLPKELRWLYEQVRPFRGLHLLRITCLLLTGTLQLLDPLVIKWLIDDVLAWRRWEMLPVAAAAFFLVYLFRFTLFGLGALVNFYAGQRTAFNIRLKLLRHLQRLSAKHYDNRSVGETQHRVQQDVDQIEQLAGELVGSIIWFVLVTFMTLLIMSILSWQLTLISLPLIPLLLVIRRYGYPRLKAASDQVQKAGGRTSSFLQEHLSALVQTHLLNSQLRELRRFTAVVKDLLRLQVSRRSTELVVSLLSMMVSVTAISVVLGLGGYQVLKGALTVGGLVAFYTYLNRIFDPIRDMVDMYSRLQRANASIRRVMALLGETPDVVERPDARRLPAGTPGRVDVEDVSFSYREDRPVLRGVSLDLVPGEKVALVGGSGSGKTTLGKLLVRLYDVDDGAIRLDGVDIRDLTLHSLRSSLSLVPQDAVLFDVSLRENLLYGRPKASEDELQRAVDLAQLRETVEGLENGLDEAVGPRGGKLSGGQRQRVAIARAILQEPRVLILDEATSALDGPTEQRLLEALDGFVEDRTVLVIAHRISAVRWADRVVVLDAGAVVEEGTHEDLYARGGLYRQLCDEQLGKGDAEDADAERPERSAV encoded by the coding sequence TTGAGGCTGCCGAAGGAGCTCCGCTGGCTCTACGAACAGGTACGCCCCTTCCGCGGGCTGCACCTGCTGCGCATCACCTGTCTGCTGCTCACGGGGACGCTGCAGCTGCTCGATCCGCTGGTGATCAAGTGGCTCATCGACGACGTCCTGGCGTGGCGCCGGTGGGAGATGCTGCCAGTGGCGGCGGCGGCTTTCTTCCTGGTCTATCTCTTTCGTTTCACTCTCTTTGGCCTCGGGGCGCTGGTCAATTTCTACGCCGGCCAGCGCACCGCCTTCAATATCCGTCTCAAGCTCTTGCGCCATCTACAGCGGTTGTCGGCGAAGCACTACGACAACCGTTCGGTGGGCGAGACCCAGCACCGGGTGCAGCAGGACGTGGACCAGATCGAGCAGCTGGCGGGGGAGCTGGTGGGTTCGATCATCTGGTTTGTGTTGGTGACCTTCATGACCCTGCTCATCATGTCGATTCTCAGCTGGCAGCTGACCCTCATCAGCCTGCCGCTGATCCCCCTGCTGCTGGTCATCCGCCGCTACGGCTACCCCCGCCTCAAGGCCGCCTCCGACCAGGTACAGAAGGCCGGTGGGCGCACCAGCAGCTTTCTCCAAGAGCATCTCTCGGCGCTGGTGCAGACCCACCTGCTCAACAGCCAGCTGCGGGAGCTGCGCCGCTTCACCGCGGTGGTGAAGGATCTGCTGCGGCTGCAGGTCTCCCGCCGCAGCACCGAGCTGGTGGTCAGCTTGCTGTCCATGATGGTCAGCGTCACGGCGATTTCGGTGGTCCTCGGGCTGGGCGGCTACCAGGTGCTCAAGGGGGCGCTGACGGTGGGCGGGCTGGTGGCCTTCTACACCTACCTCAACCGCATCTTCGACCCCATCCGCGACATGGTGGATATGTACTCGCGCCTCCAGCGGGCCAACGCCAGCATCCGGCGGGTGATGGCTCTGCTGGGAGAGACGCCGGACGTGGTGGAGCGGCCCGACGCTCGCCGGCTACCCGCCGGCACCCCGGGGCGGGTGGACGTAGAGGATGTGAGCTTCTCCTACCGGGAGGATCGGCCGGTGTTGCGGGGGGTGTCGCTGGATCTGGTGCCCGGGGAGAAGGTGGCCCTGGTGGGCGGCAGCGGCAGCGGCAAGACCACCCTGGGCAAGCTCCTGGTCCGCCTCTACGACGTCGACGACGGGGCGATTCGGCTGGACGGGGTCGACATCCGGGACCTGACCCTCCACAGCCTGCGCAGCAGTCTTTCCCTGGTACCCCAGGATGCGGTGCTCTTCGACGTCAGCCTGCGGGAGAATCTGCTCTACGGCCGGCCCAAGGCTTCCGAAGACGAGCTGCAGCGGGCGGTGGACCTGGCCCAGCTGCGGGAGACGGTGGAGGGCCTGGAGAACGGCCTGGACGAGGCGGTGGGGCCTCGCGGCGGCAAGCTCTCCGGCGGCCAGCGGCAGCGGGTGGCCATCGCCCGGGCGATCCTGCAGGAGCCCCGGGTGCTGATTCTCGACGAGGCCACCTCGGCGCTGGACGGTCCGACGGAGCAGCGGCTGTTGGAGGCTTTGGACGGCTTCGTCGAGGACCGCACGGTGCTGGTCATCGCCCACCGGATTTCGGCGGTGCGCTGGGCGGATCGGGTGGTGGTGTTGGACGCCGGGGCGGTGGTCGAAGAGGGCACCCACGAAGATCTCTACGCCCGCGGCGGCCTGTACCGCCAGCTGTGCGACGAGCAGCTGGGCAAGGGGGATGCGGAGGACGCTGACGCTGAACGGCCGGAGCGGAGCGCCGTATGA
- a CDS encoding HlyD family efflux transporter periplasmic adaptor subunit, protein MKAIRWAARMIPVVIVVLFTTAALLIWIGRVEKVVEAPGVVEVQDFEKVRAEVPGIVARVAARPGETVEAGQLLLVLENGRLQIELETASKDLQAARLSLEEAQRRRRLLVEESHPRELELARSEIRRLELLQERRQARVGELEVSLNSAAGALGRAEELLAAGLISDSERDEASSRVEEARWRLRQSQIEGREDALSLEAARGRRQLIESQHRRVMVELDALVERLSQEVEQLKSRRIELASQVAALEIHADTSGVLAGPEPNELLRRSLGSGEEVLTILDDTSVQFVASVPEEAIVKIRRGQPVTVEVSGLPKRQFEAFDGTVEEVDLQAQTTASASSSYRVRIRLERPWVVWEERNFYLRDGMQGRAKISYRSEVRLLRSLVDWLVGNPS, encoded by the coding sequence ATGAAAGCCATTCGCTGGGCCGCCCGGATGATTCCCGTGGTCATCGTGGTGCTCTTCACCACCGCCGCCCTGCTGATCTGGATCGGTCGGGTGGAGAAGGTGGTGGAAGCGCCGGGGGTGGTGGAGGTACAGGATTTCGAGAAGGTGCGGGCCGAGGTTCCCGGCATCGTCGCCCGGGTGGCGGCCCGGCCCGGCGAGACGGTGGAAGCCGGCCAGCTGCTGCTGGTGCTGGAGAACGGCCGGCTGCAGATCGAGCTGGAAACGGCGTCGAAGGATCTGCAAGCGGCGCGGCTGTCGCTGGAGGAGGCCCAGCGCCGCCGGCGGCTGCTGGTGGAGGAGAGTCATCCCCGGGAGCTAGAGCTGGCGCGCTCCGAGATCCGGCGTCTGGAGCTGCTGCAGGAGCGGCGCCAGGCGCGGGTGGGAGAGCTGGAGGTGTCGCTGAACAGCGCCGCGGGCGCGCTGGGGCGGGCGGAGGAGCTGCTGGCCGCCGGCTTGATCAGCGACAGCGAGCGGGACGAGGCGAGCAGCCGGGTGGAGGAGGCCCGCTGGCGGCTGCGGCAGTCGCAGATCGAAGGGCGGGAGGATGCTTTATCCCTGGAGGCCGCCCGGGGGCGCCGGCAGCTCATCGAGAGCCAGCATCGACGGGTGATGGTGGAGCTGGACGCGCTCGTCGAGCGGCTGAGCCAGGAGGTGGAGCAGCTGAAATCTCGCCGCATCGAGCTGGCTTCCCAGGTGGCGGCGCTGGAGATCCACGCCGACACTTCCGGCGTCCTGGCGGGACCGGAGCCCAACGAGCTGCTGCGCCGCAGCCTCGGCTCCGGCGAGGAGGTGTTGACCATCCTCGACGACACATCGGTGCAATTCGTCGCCTCGGTACCGGAGGAGGCTATCGTCAAGATTCGCCGGGGACAGCCGGTGACGGTGGAGGTGAGCGGCCTCCCCAAGCGCCAGTTCGAGGCCTTCGACGGAACGGTCGAGGAGGTCGACCTGCAGGCCCAGACGACGGCCTCAGCGTCCAGCTCCTATCGAGTGAGGATTCGCCTGGAGCGCCCCTGGGTGGTCTGGGAGGAGCGCAATTTCTACCTGCGGGACGGCATGCAGGGGCGGGCCAAGATCAGCTATCGCTCCGAGGTCCGTCTGCTGCGCTCGTTGGTGGACTGGCTGGTGGGAAATCCGAGCTGA